The Acidianus manzaensis genome has a window encoding:
- a CDS encoding glycosyltransferase gives MKVLLVASKGDFEEDVSKVTGIGRYAREVYNGLVNSGINVSAYPVYDYSSFTSSFLSMIKGMLHNYADYDIIHLLSPKPFFPIRKGKARWITTVHDLFFLKYKESKPTPMMERFYIKSILSSDAIIAVSSLIKEDVERLGYKGKVFVVNPGIGDEFFTAPIKREEKKKIVKLGYIGKLDSERKDVIRGIRIFKKLKDENVIFELWGSYNPNSEVFKEIKKESEDDRRIKIMGPAPNEKLIEIYDSFDALFFPTKEEGFGLSIIEAQARGVPVIVFKNARIPKEVCEYCIKIDDELQSTDEITSFRDKYFQSLRDYASQFSWKNSVKKVINIYNNLIDL, from the coding sequence ATGAAAGTACTTTTAGTAGCCAGCAAAGGAGACTTTGAAGAAGATGTGAGCAAAGTTACAGGAATAGGAAGATATGCCAGAGAAGTTTACAATGGTTTAGTTAATTCGGGAATTAACGTTTCTGCTTATCCAGTTTATGATTACTCTTCTTTTACTTCTTCCTTTCTAAGCATGATTAAAGGAATGCTTCACAACTATGCTGATTACGATATAATTCACTTGCTCTCTCCTAAACCTTTTTTTCCTATAAGGAAAGGCAAAGCAAGATGGATAACTACTGTTCACGACTTATTCTTCCTTAAATATAAAGAATCAAAGCCAACGCCAATGATGGAAAGATTTTACATAAAGAGCATATTAAGTTCTGATGCAATTATTGCAGTATCTAGTTTAATTAAGGAAGATGTTGAAAGACTGGGATATAAAGGGAAAGTATTTGTTGTTAATCCAGGAATTGGAGACGAATTTTTTACAGCTCCTATAAAAAGAGAAGAGAAGAAAAAAATAGTGAAGCTAGGTTATATAGGCAAACTTGATAGCGAGAGAAAAGACGTTATTAGGGGAATAAGGATATTTAAAAAATTAAAAGATGAGAATGTAATATTTGAACTTTGGGGAAGCTATAATCCTAACAGTGAGGTATTCAAGGAAATAAAAAAGGAAAGTGAAGACGACAGAAGGATAAAAATTATGGGTCCAGCACCAAATGAAAAGCTTATAGAGATTTATGATTCGTTTGATGCCTTATTCTTTCCCACTAAAGAAGAGGGCTTCGGTCTATCCATAATTGAAGCTCAAGCTAGGGGAGTTCCAGTCATAGTGTTCAAAAATGCTAGAATTCCGAAAGAAGTATGCGAATATTGTATAAAAATTGATGATGAGCTTCAATCAACAGACGAGATTACTAGTTTTAGAGACAAGTATTTTCAATCTTTAAGAGACTATGCTAGTCAATTCTCGTGGAAGAATTCAGTTAAGAAAGTTATTAATATATACAATAATCTAATAGATTTATAA
- a CDS encoding FkbM family methyltransferase produces the protein MDKLNKILMRLLTLGFRSTNILTYYTLLAKLGIDYLKNGNKKQGYLFDLAKDLCEKNINFKVYGVKLSLEPCFWPPLYSLFISTSEPVSFKYFLEFVKDGGVVVDVGANVGIYSLIAAKYAERVFAIEANPEIIPILNYNITLNDFKNVTVINKAVSDSEGKVKLYLGKAHEVSSILPSFMEGYTYSKYVEVESTTLDNLLSGVSVNLLKIDVEGAEVNVLRGAKETLKKAKRIIIEVRNNTEQKVLDILKQNNFEIVTIEEGTKNIIAEKSES, from the coding sequence ATGGATAAATTAAATAAAATTCTTATGAGGCTATTAACATTAGGATTTAGATCTACTAATATATTAACTTATTATACACTGCTAGCAAAACTTGGAATAGATTACCTTAAAAATGGGAATAAAAAACAAGGCTACTTATTTGACTTAGCTAAGGATCTTTGTGAAAAAAACATAAACTTTAAGGTTTACGGAGTTAAACTTTCATTAGAACCTTGCTTTTGGCCACCATTATATAGTCTTTTTATCTCTACTAGTGAGCCAGTTAGTTTCAAATATTTTCTAGAGTTCGTTAAAGACGGGGGAGTTGTAGTTGACGTTGGTGCAAATGTAGGCATATATTCTTTAATTGCAGCTAAATATGCTGAAAGGGTTTTTGCTATTGAGGCAAATCCTGAGATTATTCCAATACTAAACTACAACATAACGTTAAATGATTTTAAAAATGTAACAGTAATAAACAAGGCTGTGAGCGACTCTGAAGGGAAGGTAAAGCTTTACTTAGGGAAAGCTCATGAAGTTTCAAGTATTCTTCCGTCATTCATGGAAGGGTATACATATTCTAAGTATGTAGAAGTTGAGTCAACAACCCTTGATAACTTGCTTTCTGGAGTTTCAGTAAACCTATTGAAGATTGATGTTGAAGGTGCAGAGGTTAACGTATTGAGAGGTGCTAAAGAAACTCTAAAGAAAGCAAAAAGGATAATTATAGAGGTTAGAAATAATACCGAACAAAAAGTTTTAGATATACTTAAGCAAAATAATTTTGAGATAGTAACTATAGAAGAAGGAACAAAAAACATAATCGCTGAAAAAAGTGAAAGCTAA
- a CDS encoding glycosyltransferase family 1 protein, with protein MLSLGLVDSRAISKHNSGTEKHVREIIKRLSARYKLYYLPTTHAFLSEISEEQLKEIKKYAKVPSFFESLLDKKVSTSLFRELFTFSPLSKELLDGYRKEVDEVDFAYIPHNYRIQLMSSILLSSIGNKYGMLLMTDPHNSLLEKESFLNCVNVWSKVWFSKTSAIKFCSMQRVQNMVFLTKTLKRKPSFIAVMNNGAINYTNLPKHFNVKVLSPPHAFNSLALKYRNFDKEDYVVFLGRINTAKGANEALEVGKYVKLKMIGYSEQEFIAKEAKRLGIEVIENVSEGEKFEILSKAKALILPSHQE; from the coding sequence ATGCTATCATTAGGATTAGTAGACTCAAGAGCAATAAGTAAACATAACAGTGGAACTGAAAAACATGTTAGAGAGATTATTAAGAGGCTTTCAGCAAGATATAAACTTTACTATTTACCAACTACTCATGCGTTTTTAAGCGAAATTTCTGAAGAACAGCTAAAGGAAATTAAAAAATACGCTAAAGTTCCATCGTTTTTTGAAAGTTTACTAGATAAGAAAGTTTCTACTTCACTTTTTAGAGAATTATTTACTTTCTCTCCTCTATCTAAAGAATTGCTGGATGGTTATAGGAAAGAAGTTGATGAAGTAGACTTTGCGTATATTCCTCACAATTATAGAATTCAGTTAATGTCTTCTATCCTCTTATCGAGCATAGGAAATAAATATGGAATGCTATTAATGACAGATCCTCACAATTCTTTGCTTGAAAAGGAATCGTTCTTAAATTGTGTGAATGTGTGGAGTAAAGTATGGTTTAGTAAGACAAGTGCTATAAAGTTCTGTAGCATGCAGAGAGTTCAAAATATGGTTTTCTTAACAAAGACTTTGAAGAGAAAGCCTTCTTTCATAGCAGTAATGAATAATGGAGCAATTAACTATACTAATTTACCAAAACATTTTAACGTAAAAGTCCTATCTCCTCCTCACGCATTTAATTCCTTAGCATTAAAATATAGAAATTTTGATAAGGAAGACTACGTAGTTTTTCTAGGAAGGATAAACACTGCAAAAGGAGCTAACGAGGCTTTAGAAGTAGGAAAATATGTTAAGCTAAAGATGATAGGTTATTCAGAGCAAGAATTCATAGCCAAGGAGGCAAAAAGGCTAGGGATAGAGGTAATCGAGAACGTATCTGAAGGAGAGAAATTCGAAATATTATCTAAGGCTAAGGCATTAATTTTACCTTCACATCAAGAGTAA
- a CDS encoding glycosyltransferase family 4 protein codes for MRILISPPMRFGYEFTGASRRTLEVYSRIGEEVYLCVDKHTLKEIDPNISPLLSNFRLVESSSTSRKDYIQGFFNCLSVAKKVDVILSYSEFSLNVAYSYFLSLLSGKPLVIFVHHITEEMKGESKLYFLIKLAFGRSKGIICLDNPEVYEELKKMFPKKKVITSTNGINVKDYYTSDEKVCDGLFIGNYGERKGVNYLTKIWDIVSERIGAKLCIIGKGWKEIPKNAVYYGFVSEDKKREILAKSKVFVFPSLYEGFSLATAEALASHLPVVTWDLPWSKRFLTIKIPPYDVEKFAEAVIDLLKDEKKREEIGNESRKFAETLSWEKASEMERKVLYEILNH; via the coding sequence GTGAGAATCTTAATTTCTCCGCCGATGAGATTCGGTTATGAATTCACTGGAGCTTCTAGAAGAACTTTAGAAGTTTATAGTAGGATAGGAGAAGAAGTATATCTTTGCGTAGATAAGCATACACTAAAAGAAATAGATCCAAATATTTCACCTCTTCTAAGTAATTTCAGGCTAGTGGAAAGTAGTAGCACTTCAAGAAAGGATTATATTCAAGGTTTCTTTAACTGTTTATCTGTAGCAAAGAAGGTAGATGTTATATTAAGCTATTCTGAGTTCTCGCTTAATGTTGCTTACTCTTATTTTCTCTCCCTTCTATCTGGTAAACCTCTGGTTATCTTTGTACATCATATAACTGAAGAGATGAAGGGAGAATCAAAACTCTATTTTCTAATTAAACTCGCATTTGGAAGAAGTAAAGGAATAATCTGTTTAGATAATCCAGAGGTATATGAAGAGCTAAAGAAAATGTTTCCTAAAAAGAAAGTAATTACATCAACTAACGGCATTAACGTAAAAGATTATTACACTTCTGATGAAAAAGTATGCGATGGTCTATTTATAGGCAATTATGGGGAAAGAAAAGGAGTAAATTACTTGACTAAGATATGGGATATTGTAAGCGAGAGGATAGGTGCAAAATTATGTATAATAGGTAAAGGATGGAAGGAAATTCCTAAAAATGCTGTTTATTACGGCTTTGTAAGCGAGGATAAAAAGAGGGAAATATTGGCTAAATCTAAAGTATTTGTGTTTCCCTCCCTTTATGAGGGCTTCTCTTTAGCTACGGCAGAAGCTTTAGCGTCTCATTTACCAGTAGTTACTTGGGACTTGCCCTGGTCTAAGAGATTTTTAACAATTAAGATACCGCCGTACGACGTAGAAAAATTTGCTGAAGCAGTAATAGATCTTCTCAAGGATGAAAAGAAAAGGGAGGAAATAGGAAATGAAAGTAGGAAATTTGCCGAAACTTTAAGCTGGGAAAAAGCTAGTGAGATGGAAAGAAAGGTATTATATGAAATTCTTAATCATTGA
- a CDS encoding glycosyltransferase family 4 protein — translation MKISFVLISTGLTGGVRYIFEVANGLKNKGHDVKILSLAGDHSWFKGLKVEVIYKEPKFNKINNILYKLFQLYAYLRYDSNIKIKPYDFLLSSALRLGIKSDVIYELAEFIQNFSSDVMVATYYLTAFSVLLSNNYSKPFYLMQDFPELVESNEGTIELKRFLLSLKLPFSFVAVSNYLRQLILDNNPSAKVVVAHPGVDLNIFRPRKKHYENDKKKKVMIILRGDKYKGDEITIKTLNDINKKIPVHAIIVGRKKLINSYLKTIGINFKFSSFFNVDDETLAKLYSTSDAFLYTSYAEGFGLPPLEAMACGTPVVMTDNKGSRDYAINGYNALIADAGDTKTLVDYLAKVLQDDKLREKLIENGLETAKKFTWSSTVDRFEKVLREDF, via the coding sequence ATGAAGATCTCATTCGTTTTGATTTCCACTGGTTTAACTGGTGGCGTGAGATATATATTCGAAGTAGCAAATGGATTAAAGAATAAAGGGCATGACGTTAAAATTTTATCGTTAGCTGGAGATCATAGTTGGTTTAAAGGGTTAAAAGTAGAAGTAATTTATAAAGAACCAAAGTTTAATAAAATTAATAATATTCTTTATAAATTATTTCAATTATATGCATATCTGAGATATGATAGTAATATAAAAATCAAACCATACGACTTTCTTTTATCCTCCGCTTTACGTCTTGGTATAAAATCTGATGTTATATATGAGCTCGCAGAGTTTATTCAAAATTTTAGTAGCGATGTAATGGTTGCTACTTATTATTTAACAGCTTTTTCAGTCTTACTTTCAAATAATTATTCAAAACCATTTTATTTAATGCAAGATTTCCCTGAATTAGTAGAATCCAATGAAGGCACGATCGAACTTAAAAGGTTTCTATTATCACTGAAATTACCTTTCTCTTTTGTTGCAGTCTCTAATTATTTGAGACAACTCATTCTTGATAACAATCCTTCAGCCAAAGTTGTAGTAGCTCACCCTGGAGTTGATTTAAATATTTTTAGACCTAGAAAGAAACATTATGAAAACGACAAGAAAAAGAAAGTTATGATAATACTACGAGGAGATAAATATAAGGGAGACGAAATTACAATAAAAACTTTAAATGATATTAATAAAAAAATTCCTGTTCATGCAATAATAGTAGGAAGAAAGAAATTGATAAATAGTTATTTAAAAACTATTGGAATAAACTTTAAATTTTCTTCTTTCTTCAATGTAGATGATGAAACTTTAGCTAAACTTTATTCTACATCAGATGCATTTCTTTATACATCGTATGCTGAAGGTTTTGGATTACCTCCATTAGAAGCTATGGCTTGTGGTACTCCTGTAGTAATGACTGATAATAAAGGTTCTAGAGATTATGCAATAAATGGCTATAACGCTCTAATAGCTGATGCGGGCGATACAAAAACTTTAGTAGACTATTTAGCCAAGGTTTTACAAGATGATAAATTAAGAGAAAAACTTATTGAAAATGGACTAGAAACTGCCAAAAAATTTACATGGAGTTCTACAGTAGATAGATTCGAAAAAGTGTTAAGGGAAGATTTTTAA
- a CDS encoding carbamoyltransferase C-terminal domain-containing protein, translating into MKRQRLKNVYLGPEYDDETIKKAVQDSKFKAEYVGEDVNKVADLVAKGYIVTWYQGRAELGPRALGNRSIVADPTRKDYWRLVNEIKGREWWRPLAPSLLDEDKEVYFKDPVSHEFMVLMFRYKDEEACKRVPVTCHVDMTARPQTVTRDQNKTWYDLIKAFKDAKGEGLVMNTSFNLAGEPLVETPQEALRSFAVKGFDAMYMQGWIIYKR; encoded by the coding sequence ATGAAGAGGCAGAGGTTAAAGAACGTTTATCTAGGTCCAGAATATGATGACGAGACTATTAAGAAAGCAGTGCAAGATAGTAAGTTTAAGGCTGAGTACGTTGGGGAAGACGTTAATAAGGTCGCTGATTTGGTTGCTAAGGGTTACATAGTTACTTGGTATCAAGGTAGGGCTGAATTGGGGCCTAGGGCTCTCGGCAATAGGTCAATTGTTGCTGATCCAACTAGGAAGGATTATTGGAGGCTTGTGAATGAGATTAAAGGTAGGGAATGGTGGAGGCCTTTGGCTCCTTCATTGCTTGATGAGGATAAGGAAGTTTACTTTAAGGATCCCGTATCTCACGAGTTCATGGTCTTAATGTTTCGTTATAAGGATGAGGAGGCATGTAAAAGAGTTCCTGTAACTTGTCACGTGGATATGACTGCAAGACCTCAGACAGTTACTAGGGATCAGAATAAGACGTGGTATGATCTTATAAAAGCATTTAAAGATGCTAAGGGTGAAGGATTAGTGATGAATACTTCATTTAATCTTGCTGGAGAACCTTTGGTTGAAACTCCTCAAGAAGCTTTGAGGAGTTTTGCTGTTAAAGGTTTTGATGCTATGTACATGCAAGGCTGGATAATATACAAGAGGTAG
- a CDS encoding oligosaccharide flippase family protein, producing the protein MNPIKNALKSLSVTTTNVIIALIFFIITAKISNPAFFGKVAILQLLEVVTSAFFYFIPGQIITREISYLYARKEITKEVVGKFLSLPFLVLPIFLILLFFPDYVKLAIPYLLLYLLNSVMVAIMIGMDMFTESAITGNSFLVIRWGIAIIAVLYHNIYLFVEIWTLGGILSVSMNYTFISKKVGLVLPTPDFAFLFRHFREGLPVYLSSSASFLSSQGDRVTTAYLLGSYYLGIYQFSALVAGVPSMILGALNNVLLPTASFYKALGKDEKKMSSLSFRLLSLLTFLVVIISIPIGEIVIIHFFPNYKEGLDVFVLLLISSTLPFPIGSLMYFIIAFKRNLRPFLILSTLNGSLVLLTSYLLIPRIGIMGGAISQVIVATISSLFIIFYSIRTSVFSTGRKEIVLLSLLPIVGIYEAMDPPFLDFLLILLILLVFKMFRIITKEDVKIIEDFLPRGLKFVSKILSKLLT; encoded by the coding sequence ATGAATCCTATTAAGAATGCATTGAAGAGTCTTAGCGTTACTACTACTAATGTAATAATTGCTTTAATATTCTTCATTATTACAGCGAAAATTTCTAATCCAGCATTCTTTGGAAAAGTTGCAATACTTCAATTACTTGAGGTAGTTACGTCGGCTTTCTTTTACTTTATTCCAGGCCAAATAATAACTAGGGAAATATCTTATCTCTATGCTAGAAAAGAGATAACTAAAGAGGTAGTAGGAAAATTCCTTTCGCTCCCTTTTCTAGTTTTACCGATTTTCCTTATCCTTCTTTTCTTTCCAGATTATGTTAAGTTAGCAATACCTTATCTCCTCCTTTACCTCCTTAATAGCGTAATGGTAGCAATAATGATAGGAATGGATATGTTTACAGAATCTGCGATTACTGGAAACTCCTTTCTAGTCATAAGATGGGGGATAGCAATAATCGCTGTTCTCTACCACAATATATATCTCTTCGTTGAAATATGGACTTTGGGAGGAATACTCTCAGTATCTATGAATTACACATTTATTAGTAAAAAGGTTGGATTAGTGCTACCTACGCCAGACTTTGCCTTTCTCTTTAGGCATTTTAGGGAAGGTTTACCTGTTTATTTATCTTCTTCAGCTAGTTTTCTTTCTTCCCAAGGGGATAGAGTGACTACTGCATATTTATTAGGTTCTTATTATCTGGGAATTTACCAGTTTTCAGCTTTAGTTGCCGGAGTTCCGTCAATGATTTTAGGAGCTTTAAATAATGTTCTATTACCTACCGCATCATTTTATAAGGCTTTAGGTAAGGATGAAAAGAAGATGTCATCTCTTTCTTTTAGACTCCTCTCACTTTTGACTTTTCTAGTAGTAATAATTTCTATTCCGATAGGTGAGATAGTAATTATTCACTTCTTTCCTAATTATAAAGAGGGATTAGATGTCTTCGTTTTACTCTTAATTTCGTCCACTCTTCCGTTCCCTATAGGCTCTCTTATGTATTTTATTATAGCGTTCAAGAGAAATTTAAGGCCTTTTCTTATCCTTTCAACCTTGAACGGAAGTTTAGTCTTACTCACTTCCTATTTATTAATTCCGAGGATAGGAATAATGGGCGGTGCTATATCTCAAGTTATAGTAGCTACAATTTCTTCTCTCTTTATCATATTCTACTCTATAAGAACGTCGGTGTTCTCAACTGGAAGAAAAGAAATAGTTTTACTTTCCCTTTTACCCATAGTAGGAATTTATGAGGCTATGGATCCACCGTTTCTAGATTTTCTTCTTATTCTTCTTATCCTTTTAGTGTTTAAAATGTTTAGAATAATCACTAAAGAAGACGTTAAAATAATTGAAGATTTCTTACCGCGTGGTTTGAAGTTCGTGTCAAAAATTTTAAGCAAGTTGTTAACGTAA
- a CDS encoding glycosyltransferase, which produces MVSKARALIYSSHTDSFSLVILESLALGTPVVAYDLPGPKSAYKGLDAVKFVKEFDVKTMAQYTLNILKMKDEEYFNLIYNEKLNNFLDRYKSWDKVADEILKYLN; this is translated from the coding sequence ATAGTTAGTAAAGCTAGAGCATTAATATATTCATCCCACACTGATTCATTCTCTCTTGTTATCTTAGAGTCTTTGGCATTAGGCACACCAGTAGTCGCTTATGACTTACCTGGTCCAAAAAGTGCGTATAAAGGTTTAGATGCAGTAAAGTTTGTTAAGGAATTCGACGTAAAAACAATGGCTCAATATACGCTAAATATCCTTAAAATGAAGGATGAAGAGTATTTTAATTTAATATATAATGAAAAACTTAATAATTTTCTAGATAGATACAAAAGCTGGGATAAGGTAGCAGATGAAATTCTAAAATATCTTAACTAG
- a CDS encoding glycosyltransferase: MKVTIITSSLTSNYSGGSTHVNNVVYRLTKYFDVEFIPSINFFINNHKTEEELEKISKNGIKIPEFVYSFSFTNLKPSFLPYSSSVYEAFSEKVKLDSDFIYDPDYTTPESIFISNRNKIQLGITLHAPLYSLSQCIFYTYYTLKPFFFNSLDYFMKRSIALYLLTEKKEGYIKRARYMSFIAGVSKGVIDSIKTKKIKKYLLFPANGVDKELLNYRTKDKEDYVVFWTTLIPPKGILNFIYVLKLLKDEGIKVKAKVAGNFLYEKFKKFFFKYVTDNSLDVEYLGFLDKTKLHDKRRLYEVVSKAKLLVYPSLNDGFSITVLEALALGTPVIAYSIPTVYSAYKDVPAVKFVKEGDIKKMTEEVKNELNKGELLDAVFSDKVRSFVEFHNWDNVTESIVKIIKNAVES, from the coding sequence GTGAAAGTAACAATTATAACATCAAGTTTAACTTCAAACTATTCTGGAGGATCTACTCACGTTAATAATGTTGTTTATCGTCTAACCAAATATTTTGATGTAGAGTTTATTCCTTCCATTAACTTCTTTATTAATAATCATAAAACTGAAGAAGAACTAGAGAAGATAAGTAAAAATGGAATAAAAATTCCAGAGTTCGTTTACTCCTTCTCTTTCACTAACCTTAAGCCATCTTTTCTTCCTTACTCTAGTTCGGTATATGAAGCCTTCTCTGAAAAGGTTAAGCTTGACTCTGATTTTATATATGATCCTGATTATACTACGCCAGAGAGTATATTCATTTCTAACAGAAATAAAATACAGTTAGGCATAACTCTTCATGCACCTTTATATTCTCTTTCTCAGTGTATATTCTATACTTACTATACACTAAAGCCCTTCTTCTTTAATTCGTTAGATTACTTTATGAAGAGATCAATAGCGCTTTATTTACTCACTGAGAAAAAAGAAGGATATATAAAAAGAGCTAGATACATGAGTTTCATAGCAGGAGTAAGTAAAGGTGTTATAGATTCTATAAAAACTAAAAAGATAAAGAAATATCTCTTGTTTCCTGCTAACGGAGTCGATAAAGAGCTTTTGAATTACAGAACTAAAGATAAAGAAGATTATGTTGTATTTTGGACTACTCTAATTCCACCCAAAGGTATCTTAAACTTTATTTATGTACTTAAGCTATTGAAAGATGAAGGTATTAAAGTCAAGGCCAAGGTTGCAGGCAACTTCTTATATGAGAAATTCAAGAAATTTTTCTTTAAATACGTTACTGATAATTCATTAGATGTGGAATATTTAGGTTTTCTCGATAAAACAAAGCTTCACGATAAGAGAAGGCTTTACGAAGTAGTATCAAAAGCAAAGCTTTTAGTATATCCTTCATTAAACGATGGATTTTCAATTACAGTTTTAGAAGCTTTAGCTTTAGGAACTCCAGTTATAGCATACTCAATACCTACAGTGTACTCAGCGTATAAAGATGTTCCGGCGGTTAAATTTGTTAAGGAAGGTGATATTAAAAAAATGACAGAAGAGGTAAAAAATGAACTTAACAAAGGAGAACTATTAGATGCAGTTTTTAGTGACAAAGTTAGGTCTTTTGTGGAGTTTCATAACTGGGATAATGTAACAGAAAGTATTGTTAAGATCATTAAAAATGCGGTGGAATCGTGA
- a CDS encoding glycosyltransferase, producing MTICIYGTVYNNVNTVEESIKSVFDPSYDIVIVDNYSKDGTWEKLQELKKDYNLTLLRLKSSRGKGRAYALEHCPENSITAYFDLDTYYNENFHKVIKSGLKELLILGPMMSYIQSKDQILKIGNWKNLNYGEDIEFLSRQKISITFPLIIGENQEIKAKNLYIERERRYTKLWRIRLLKNVINIYRSLNIQFKDLVLMYPYTKKYILILMLLDVIARIKGKYKNANVNNYVYFFKKAINTVVDPTQYLNVNTRDTQISISKNIYDYLRSYNAIDDSLIGKYILLV from the coding sequence ATGACTATTTGCATTTATGGTACAGTATATAATAACGTTAACACTGTAGAGGAAAGCATTAAATCAGTATTTGACCCCTCTTATGATATAGTTATAGTCGATAATTATTCCAAGGACGGAACTTGGGAAAAATTACAAGAACTAAAGAAAGATTATAATTTAACACTCTTACGCTTAAAATCAAGCAGAGGAAAAGGAAGAGCATACGCACTAGAACACTGCCCAGAAAACTCAATAACAGCATACTTCGACCTCGACACTTATTATAATGAAAACTTCCACAAAGTAATAAAATCTGGATTAAAAGAATTGCTTATATTAGGTCCGATGATGAGTTATATACAGTCAAAGGATCAAATCCTTAAAATTGGAAATTGGAAGAATCTAAATTATGGAGAAGATATAGAATTTTTGAGTAGGCAGAAAATATCTATCACTTTTCCCTTAATTATAGGTGAAAATCAAGAAATAAAAGCAAAAAATCTTTATATAGAGAGAGAAAGAAGATATACAAAATTATGGAGAATTAGACTATTAAAGAATGTTATTAATATTTATCGCAGTTTGAATATACAGTTTAAGGATCTTGTGCTCATGTATCCCTACACTAAAAAGTACATTCTAATTCTAATGTTACTAGATGTCATTGCTAGAATTAAGGGTAAATATAAAAATGCTAATGTAAATAATTATGTATATTTTTTCAAAAAAGCTATCAATACAGTTGTAGATCCAACACAATATTTAAATGTAAATACTAGAGATACACAAATTTCTATATCTAAGAATATTTACGACTATCTAAGAAGCTACAATGCCATAGATGATAGTTTAATAGGAAAATATATATTACTTGTATAA
- a CDS encoding FkbM family methyltransferase, translating into MFSGKYSEKRVKVTVDNYTLFLPLSAIREILLYAGNNKVESFYVDTKENCILINLDKIPINEIWGIRAYVNGWRFKNDVWVYKDVKLKHMIFTAYETFNDEEYYDTGIKGREVVDVGGGIGDTAVYFAKMGASKVITIEPLPILIEEIKTNLKLNNVEDKVVVLNAALASSKGKIKVPTNYNIYYSFAYKANDSGEIEVDKITLTDVLKIVNDPYLLKMDCEGCEYDIIMNDYENLNRFEKIIFEFHYPKKINEVLDKLGNDFMCEVKKGKVTYLIRCSKKT; encoded by the coding sequence ATGTTTAGTGGAAAATATAGTGAAAAACGTGTTAAAGTTACCGTTGATAATTACACACTATTTTTACCATTATCTGCAATTAGAGAAATTCTATTATATGCTGGAAATAATAAAGTAGAGAGTTTTTACGTTGATACAAAAGAAAATTGTATTCTAATTAATTTGGATAAAATACCTATAAACGAAATTTGGGGAATTAGAGCTTATGTAAATGGTTGGAGATTTAAGAATGATGTATGGGTTTATAAAGATGTTAAATTAAAACACATGATCTTTACTGCTTATGAAACATTTAACGATGAAGAATACTACGATACAGGCATTAAAGGTCGAGAGGTAGTGGATGTAGGTGGAGGAATTGGAGATACTGCAGTATACTTTGCTAAAATGGGAGCATCTAAAGTAATTACAATAGAACCTCTTCCGATACTAATCGAAGAGATAAAGACAAATTTGAAACTAAATAATGTAGAGGATAAGGTAGTAGTACTAAACGCAGCGTTAGCTTCCTCCAAAGGAAAGATAAAAGTTCCAACAAATTATAATATATATTATTCATTTGCATATAAGGCTAATGATAGTGGTGAAATAGAAGTAGATAAAATTACCCTTACTGACGTTCTAAAAATAGTTAATGATCCATACCTTTTGAAGATGGATTGCGAGGGATGCGAATATGATATTATCATGAACGATTATGAAAATTTAAATAGATTTGAAAAGATTATTTTTGAGTTTCATTATCCTAAAAAAATTAATGAAGTACTAGACAAATTAGGGAATGATTTTATGTGTGAGGTTAAAAAGGGAAAAGTTACTTATCTTATTAGATGCAGCAAAAAGACATAA